In Phoenix dactylifera cultivar Barhee BC4 unplaced genomic scaffold, palm_55x_up_171113_PBpolish2nd_filt_p 000167F, whole genome shotgun sequence, a single window of DNA contains:
- the LOC103713910 gene encoding patellin-3-like yields the protein MAEETQTKAAEPVRAVEPEAEAKAKATEAPTPPAPEAMEDPKKPAAEAPEKQAEEAPPCLAPEDKKPEGEKAAAVVPKSTSFKEESNVVGDLQDLEKKALDELKQLVLAALVNNEFTAPPPPPPPVAAAPEEEAKAEEPSAPAPAEEPAPPERPESEELPKAVEAEEVPLKPVEPEEPPKPAVVEETPPPLPPTEKAVVVEDGAKTVEAIEETVVPVAVPATEEVTPAAPAAEPEKEASAEAPTAAVAPEEVVIWGVPLVGDEKSDTVLLKFLRAREFKVKEAMAMIKNAVIWRKQFGIDALLDEDLALPEMEKVVFMHGFDKEGHPVCYNVYGAFQNRELYAKAFGDEEKRQRFLKWRIQYLEKGIRSQLDFTPGGICSMVQVTDLKNSPKLGKHRQATKQALTILQDNYPEFIAKKVFINVPWWYLAFNRMISPFFTQRTKSKFVFAGPSKSAETLFKYIAPEQVPVQYGGLSKDDDPDFTPADAATESTIKPSSKMTVEIPVSETCLLVWELRVLGWEVSYGAEFVPNAEDGYTLIVQKTRKLAATDEPVMKAAFKVGEPGKVVLTIDNPTSKKKKLLYRSKAKSSTESI from the exons ATGGCCGAAGAAACGCAAACAAAGGCAGCCGAACCGGTCCGCGCCGTCGAGCCCGAGGCGGAGGCGAAGGCGAAGGCGACCGAAGCGCCCACGCCACCCGCTCCTGAGGCGATGGAAGATCCTAAGAAGCCGGCGGCGGAAGCACCGGAGAAGCAGGCGGAGGAAGCGCCTCCATGCCTCGCGCCGGAAGATAAGAAGCCCGAGGGCGAGAAAGCCGCGGCCGTCGTTCCCAAGTCCACCTCCTTCAAGGAGGAGAGCAACGTCGTCGGCGATCTCCAGGACCTGGAGAAGAAGGCCCTCGATGAGCTCAAGCAGCTCGTCCTGGCCGCCCTTGTCAACAACGAGTTTACCGCTCCCCCACCGCCTCCACCTCCCGTCGCCGCCGCCCCGGAGGAGGAGGCCAAGGCCGAGGAGCCGTCCGCCCCTGCTCCGGCCGAGGAGCCCGCCCCACCAGAGAGGCCGGAGTCGGAGGAGCTTCCAAAGGCAGTAGAAGCAGAGGAGGTGCCCCTGAAGCCAGTGGAACCGGAGGAGCCCCCGAAGCCGGCGGTGGTCGAGGAGACGCCGCCTCCGCTGCCACCGACGGAGAAGGCCGTCGTGGTGGAGGACGGGGCCAAGACGGTGGAGGCGATCGAGGAGACCGTCGTCCCCGTCGCTGTGCCGGCCACGGAGGAGGTGACTCCGGCAGCGCCGGCCGCAGAGCCGGAAAAGGAGGCCTCTGCTGAAGCGCCGACGGCCGCGGTGGCGCCGGAGGAGGTGGTCATCTGGGGGGTCCCCCTCGTGGGCGACGAGAAGAGCGACACGGTCCTCCTAAAATTCCTCCGCGCGAGGGAGTTCAAGGTGAAGGAGGCCATGGCCATGATCAAGAACGCTGTGATCTGGAGGAAGCAGTTCGGCATCGACGCCCTTCTCGACGAGGACCTTGCCCTGCCGGAAATGGAGAAGGTGGTTttcatgcacgggttcgacaaGGAGGGCCACCCTGTGTGCTATAACGTCTATGGGGCGTTCCAAAACAGGGAGCTTTATGCCAAGGCCTTTGGCGACGAGGAGAAGAGGCAGAGGTTCCTCAAGTGGAGGATCCAGTACCTGGAGAAAGGGATCAGGAGCCAATTGGACTTCACTCCCGGCGGCATCTGCTCCATGGTCCAGGTCACTGATCTGAAGAACTCGCCCAAGCTAGGGAAGCACCGCCAGGCCACGAAGCAGGCGCTCACCATTCTCCAAGACAACTATCCCGAATTCATTGCCAAGAAG GTGTTCATCAATGTTCCATGGTGGTACTTGGCTTTCAATCGGATGATCAGCCCCTTCTTCACACAAAGGACCAAGAGCAAGTTTGTCTTTGCAGGACCATCTAAATCAGCAGAGACCCTCTTCAA ATACATTGCACCTGAGCAAGTCCCGGTTCAATATGGTGGCCTGAGCAAGGATGATGACCCTGATTTCACCCCAGCTGATGCTGCTACTGAATCCACCATCAAGCCCTCATCCAAGATGACAGTTGAAATTCCAGTTTCTGAG ACATGCCTTCTGGTCTGGGAGCTCCGAGTCCTAGGATGGGAGGTGAGCTATGGAGCTGAGTTTGTGCCGAATGCAGAGGATGGGTACACACTGATTGTCCAGAAGACAAGGAAGTTGGCCGCCACCGATGAGCCTGTGATGAAGGCCGCCTTCAAGGTCGGTGAGCCTGGCAAGGTGGTTCTTACTATTGACAACCCCACCtccaagaagaagaagctcCTTTACAGATCCAAGGCAAAGAGCTCTACTGAATCTATATGA